One window from the genome of Cyclobacterium amurskyense encodes:
- the hemN gene encoding oxygen-independent coproporphyrinogen III oxidase, with product MTNPSLIQKYNVPAPRYTSYPTVPHWNNDINPSTWANLFTKAYKDFGNEEGISLYIHLPYCESLCTYCGCNKRITKNHNVELPYISAVMKEWDMYLKLLDGKPKLAGIHLGGGTPTFFSPSTLYVLINHITQSSIKMDDFEFSFEGHPNNTTKAHLEALSGLGFDRVSYGIQDFDSKVQLAINRHQPFEKVKYITEESRKLGYSSINFDLIYGLPHQTLETLKDTFEKTKELMPERIAFYSYAHLPSVFPAQKSFEKHLPNETDKRKLYEQGKKWLKEMGYEEIGMDHFALEGDPLLKAKSNRTLHRNFMGYTTSPSKILLGLGCSAISDAHYAYSQNEKTIAAYLKKIREFEFPTIKGHVQKESDLSLKPFIMSLICNHTAPWKQENMIPDPLVTFLNEGLITFKNNKLNITEEGKPFVRNICMALDPYMQQSEKSAPVFSKAI from the coding sequence ATGACAAATCCTTCCCTCATTCAAAAATACAATGTACCTGCTCCCAGGTACACCTCTTACCCAACTGTACCCCACTGGAACAATGACATTAACCCTTCCACCTGGGCAAATTTATTTACAAAGGCATATAAAGATTTCGGAAATGAAGAAGGTATAAGCCTTTACATTCACCTTCCTTACTGTGAAAGTTTGTGTACCTACTGCGGATGCAACAAAAGAATTACAAAAAATCACAATGTGGAACTTCCCTATATAAGCGCTGTGATGAAAGAGTGGGACATGTACCTAAAACTATTGGATGGGAAGCCAAAACTTGCAGGTATACATTTAGGAGGTGGTACCCCAACCTTCTTTTCCCCCTCAACCCTTTATGTGTTGATAAACCATATTACTCAAAGCTCCATTAAAATGGATGATTTTGAATTTAGTTTTGAAGGACATCCAAACAATACCACCAAGGCACATTTGGAAGCACTTTCCGGGCTGGGATTTGACAGGGTTAGTTATGGCATTCAAGATTTCGACAGCAAAGTTCAGTTGGCCATTAATCGTCATCAACCCTTTGAAAAGGTAAAGTATATTACTGAGGAAAGTCGAAAATTAGGCTATAGCTCTATAAATTTTGATCTTATCTATGGCCTCCCCCATCAAACTCTTGAAACGTTAAAGGACACCTTTGAAAAAACAAAGGAGCTAATGCCTGAGAGAATCGCTTTTTACAGTTATGCGCATTTACCATCGGTGTTCCCCGCACAAAAATCCTTCGAAAAGCACCTCCCAAATGAAACCGATAAAAGAAAGCTTTACGAACAAGGAAAAAAATGGCTTAAAGAAATGGGCTATGAAGAAATAGGTATGGATCATTTTGCGCTCGAAGGAGACCCACTATTAAAAGCAAAATCAAACCGTACCTTGCATAGAAACTTCATGGGATACACCACTTCACCTTCAAAAATTCTACTTGGATTAGGTTGTAGCGCCATTAGTGACGCTCACTATGCTTACAGCCAAAATGAGAAAACAATCGCTGCCTATTTGAAGAAGATAAGAGAATTTGAATTCCCTACAATTAAAGGCCATGTTCAAAAGGAAAGCGATTTAAGTCTCAAGCCCTTTATCATGAGCCTGATTTGCAACCATACAGCTCCTTGGAAACAAGAAAACATGATTCCAGACCCCTTAGTTACTTTCTTGAACGAAGGTCTAATCACATTTAAAAACAATAAACTCAACATTACAGAAGAAGGCAAACCATTTGTTAGAAATATATGCATGGCCCTTGACCCCTATATGCAACAATCAGAAAAATCGGCACCTGTCTTTAGTAAAGCCATTTGA
- the ald gene encoding alanine dehydrogenase produces MRISVPKEIKNNENRVALTPAGAQEFTKNGHEVFVQKAAGLGSGFPDEAYQKSGATMVSSIEEAYSKGEMIMKVKEPIDSEFPLINENHLLFTYFHFASNKPLTEAMIKSKAICLAYETVEKEDKTLPLLIPMSEVAGRMSVQKGANYLEKPLGGRGILLGGVPGTLPAKVLILGGGIVGTQAAWMAAGLGADVIILDVSLSRMRHLSTVMPKNVKTMMSNEFNIRNLIQTADLIIGAVLIPGAKAPHLITRDMLKEMLPGTVLVDVAVDQGGCIETCKPTTHEDPTYTIDGVLHYCVANMPGAVPYTSTLALTNATLPYAMELAQKGWKNACDKFPELSFGFNIIKGDIVYEAVAETFNLPFVPVSYYLNHH; encoded by the coding sequence ATGCGCATCTCTGTTCCAAAGGAAATCAAAAACAATGAAAACCGAGTGGCTCTTACTCCTGCAGGAGCCCAGGAGTTTACAAAAAATGGTCATGAGGTATTTGTTCAAAAAGCCGCAGGGTTGGGTAGCGGCTTTCCTGATGAAGCTTATCAAAAATCAGGTGCAACCATGGTTTCTTCTATTGAAGAAGCTTACAGTAAAGGGGAGATGATCATGAAGGTGAAAGAACCTATTGATTCAGAATTTCCGCTCATAAATGAAAACCACCTGCTTTTTACTTATTTTCATTTTGCCTCCAATAAGCCCCTTACAGAGGCCATGATCAAAAGCAAGGCCATCTGTCTGGCTTATGAAACAGTAGAAAAAGAAGACAAAACCCTTCCTTTATTGATTCCTATGTCAGAAGTTGCTGGTAGAATGTCTGTACAAAAAGGAGCCAACTACCTGGAAAAACCCCTTGGAGGCAGAGGCATACTATTGGGAGGTGTACCGGGAACTCTTCCAGCCAAAGTACTGATTTTAGGCGGGGGAATTGTAGGTACACAGGCAGCATGGATGGCTGCAGGACTGGGAGCAGATGTGATTATTCTTGACGTCTCACTTTCCAGAATGCGACATTTGTCTACCGTAATGCCTAAAAATGTGAAAACAATGATGTCTAATGAGTTTAACATTAGAAACCTTATACAGACCGCTGATTTGATCATTGGAGCAGTATTAATCCCAGGAGCGAAAGCACCACACCTTATCACAAGGGACATGCTAAAAGAAATGCTTCCAGGAACGGTACTTGTGGATGTAGCCGTAGATCAGGGTGGTTGCATCGAAACCTGTAAACCAACTACTCATGAAGACCCTACCTATACCATCGATGGAGTTTTGCATTATTGCGTAGCCAATATGCCCGGTGCAGTCCCTTATACCTCTACCTTAGCCCTAACCAATGCAACTTTACCCTATGCCATGGAACTTGCGCAAAAAGGTTGGAAAAATGCTTGTGACAAATTCCCGGAGCTAAGCTTCGGATTCAACATCATCAAAGGAGATATCGTATATGAGGCGGTAGCAGAAACCTTCAACCTTCCATTTGTACCTGTAAGTTATTACTTAAATCACCATTAG
- a CDS encoding alpha-ketoacid dehydrogenase subunit alpha/beta has protein sequence MNTEYLPTLTKESENPFGVQSVLNDYRMVMISRHASLTVRKEVFMGKAKFGIYGDGKELAQVAMARFFKLGDFRSGYYRDQTLLFAMQELSLQEYFAQLYAHTDTKVEPASGGRLMNGHFATRSLNDDGTWKNLMEMRNSSADVSPTAAQMPKLLGLAYASKLYKENPALQHMTSFSNKGGEVAWGTIGNASTAEGMFFETFNAGGVLQVPMVISVWDDDYGISVTNDLQVTKASISAALEGFKRDNEQKGYEILVVKGWDYEGLVNAYSRANKVAREQHVPVLVHVTEMTQPQGHSTSGSHERYKSKERLQWEVEYDCVVKFKEYILSNKIASEEELDQINAEAKQLVKESKDKAWKAFSATIKKELDEAVVLLIELADKCKGNKELTQMVHELRRTLNPVRMDVISTVRKALLLVRTEPLEVKARLQSWYKSQQKLNQDRYSSHQYSESEFRVDAVPPVEVKYSEEPSVLDGREILKACFDAILERDPRVFVIGEDVGLIGDVNQAFAGLQAKHGELRVTDTGIREVSIIGQGIGAALRGLRPITEIQYLDYLIYALMTLSDDLACLHYRTKGGQKAPLIIRTRGHRLEGVWHSGSPIGMILSSLRGILLCVPRDMTQAAGMYNTLLEADQPAIVIESLNGYRLKEKMPSNIGDFKVALGKAEILQSGKDITVVTYGSMCRIVLEAAKRLAQIGIFVEVIDVQTLLPFDLDQVTLNSIKKTNRVIFADEDVPGGASAYMMQQVIEEQQAYYYLDSQPMTLSAKEHRPAYSSDGDYFSKPSADDVVEKVYAMMHEADPKNFPAIF, from the coding sequence ATGAATACTGAATATTTACCTACACTTACTAAAGAAAGCGAAAACCCTTTTGGGGTTCAAAGTGTCCTGAATGACTATAGAATGGTCATGATAAGTAGGCATGCGTCGTTGACTGTACGAAAAGAGGTGTTTATGGGTAAAGCCAAATTTGGGATTTACGGGGATGGTAAAGAGTTGGCTCAGGTGGCTATGGCAAGGTTTTTTAAACTGGGTGATTTCAGGTCCGGATACTACAGGGACCAAACCCTTCTGTTTGCGATGCAAGAACTTAGTCTTCAGGAGTATTTTGCTCAGTTGTATGCACATACCGATACCAAAGTAGAGCCTGCAAGTGGAGGCCGTTTAATGAATGGACACTTTGCAACCAGGTCTTTGAATGATGACGGTACTTGGAAAAACCTGATGGAAATGAGGAATTCCTCTGCAGATGTTTCTCCTACTGCAGCTCAAATGCCCAAACTACTTGGTCTAGCTTATGCTTCCAAGCTTTATAAAGAAAACCCTGCACTTCAACACATGACTAGCTTTTCCAATAAAGGGGGAGAGGTAGCGTGGGGAACAATAGGAAATGCATCAACTGCCGAAGGAATGTTTTTTGAAACATTTAACGCAGGAGGTGTTTTGCAGGTGCCAATGGTTATTTCTGTTTGGGATGATGATTACGGCATTTCTGTGACAAATGATTTACAAGTAACTAAAGCAAGTATTTCGGCTGCACTAGAAGGCTTTAAAAGGGATAACGAACAAAAGGGCTATGAAATATTAGTCGTAAAAGGATGGGATTACGAGGGCTTGGTAAATGCCTATAGCAGGGCAAATAAAGTGGCCAGGGAGCAGCATGTGCCTGTTCTGGTCCATGTGACGGAAATGACCCAACCTCAGGGGCATTCTACCTCAGGATCTCATGAAAGGTACAAAAGCAAAGAGCGACTTCAGTGGGAGGTAGAATACGACTGCGTTGTTAAGTTTAAAGAATATATATTGTCCAACAAAATAGCCTCTGAGGAAGAGTTGGATCAAATAAATGCTGAGGCAAAGCAACTTGTTAAAGAAAGCAAGGACAAAGCTTGGAAAGCCTTTTCAGCTACGATAAAAAAAGAATTAGACGAAGCGGTAGTGCTGCTGATTGAATTGGCAGATAAGTGCAAAGGGAATAAGGAACTAACTCAAATGGTTCATGAGCTTAGGCGTACCCTAAATCCCGTTAGGATGGATGTAATCAGTACTGTCCGAAAAGCTTTATTACTGGTTCGAACAGAACCTTTAGAAGTCAAGGCAAGGCTTCAAAGCTGGTATAAAAGCCAACAGAAACTAAACCAAGACAGGTATTCAAGTCATCAATACAGTGAGTCTGAATTTAGGGTTGATGCCGTTCCTCCCGTGGAAGTGAAGTATTCTGAGGAACCCTCTGTTTTGGATGGTCGTGAAATTCTTAAGGCCTGCTTTGATGCCATTCTAGAAAGAGATCCCCGGGTTTTTGTGATTGGTGAAGATGTAGGTTTGATAGGAGATGTGAATCAGGCATTTGCAGGCTTACAGGCCAAACATGGAGAGTTGCGTGTCACAGATACGGGTATTCGCGAAGTATCCATTATAGGACAGGGAATAGGTGCTGCATTGAGAGGTCTAAGGCCTATTACAGAAATTCAATACCTGGATTATTTGATTTATGCATTAATGACCTTGTCGGATGATTTGGCTTGCCTGCATTACAGGACTAAAGGGGGGCAAAAAGCACCTTTGATTATTCGTACCAGAGGGCACAGACTTGAAGGAGTATGGCATTCTGGATCTCCTATTGGTATGATCTTGAGTAGTCTCAGAGGGATTCTATTATGTGTGCCTAGAGACATGACCCAAGCAGCAGGTATGTACAATACTTTATTGGAAGCTGATCAGCCTGCTATTGTTATAGAATCACTGAATGGATACAGGCTAAAAGAAAAAATGCCTTCCAATATTGGGGATTTTAAAGTTGCTTTAGGAAAGGCTGAGATCTTACAGTCGGGTAAAGACATCACAGTAGTGACTTACGGTTCCATGTGCAGAATAGTGTTGGAAGCGGCTAAGCGACTAGCTCAAATAGGGATTTTTGTTGAGGTTATAGATGTACAAACTCTGTTACCTTTCGATTTGGATCAGGTTACCTTGAATTCTATTAAGAAAACCAACAGGGTTATTTTTGCAGATGAGGACGTTCCTGGAGGAGCTTCTGCTTATATGATGCAGCAAGTCATCGAAGAGCAACAAGCTTACTATTACCTGGATTCTCAACCTATGACACTTTCAGCTAAAGAACATAGGCCTGCTTATTCGTCAGATGGGGACTACTTTTCCAAACCAAGTGCTGACGATGTTGTGGAGAAAGTCTATGCTATGATGCATGAAGCTGACCCCAAAAATTTCCCAGCAATCTTTTAA
- a CDS encoding LuxE/PaaK family acyltransferase, translating to MNSFKSFCEKIKSGKIQDFDALAMDVFRYQSTHNEIYRKYLEVRGIQSEKITEVQEIPFLPISLFKTAKVISGPEDLYTSWYSSSGTTGQENSRHYIWSKEFYLQHCVNNFEAVYGSLKNFHVLALLPSYLEREGSSLVDMAAHFIQESNSDQSGFYLYEHEALKEKLESLKENGKKTLLLGVTFALLDLAETTSPSTDFGDVIVMETGGMKGRRKEMIREEVHQLLKTAFKVDNIHSEYGMTELMSQAYSPGEGKFWCSPFMKVMVRDVYDPFTYTSGTSGALNVIDLANFHSCSFIETEDLGVKNKDGSFTVLGRMDNSETRGCNLMIN from the coding sequence ATGAATTCTTTTAAAAGTTTTTGTGAAAAAATTAAATCAGGAAAAATCCAGGATTTTGATGCCTTGGCAATGGATGTATTTAGGTACCAATCCACGCACAATGAAATTTACCGCAAGTATCTTGAAGTTAGAGGGATTCAGTCTGAAAAAATTACAGAGGTACAGGAAATACCATTCCTGCCCATCTCCTTATTCAAAACAGCAAAGGTGATCTCAGGGCCTGAGGATTTATATACCTCTTGGTATTCCAGTAGTGGAACTACAGGTCAGGAAAACAGTCGGCACTATATTTGGTCTAAAGAATTCTACTTGCAGCATTGTGTAAATAATTTTGAGGCCGTTTATGGCTCTTTGAAAAATTTCCATGTGCTTGCATTGCTTCCTTCCTATTTGGAAAGAGAAGGCAGTTCTCTTGTTGATATGGCGGCTCATTTTATCCAAGAAAGTAACTCTGATCAATCAGGTTTTTATTTGTATGAACATGAGGCTTTAAAGGAGAAATTGGAAAGTCTGAAAGAGAATGGTAAAAAAACTTTATTACTTGGTGTGACTTTTGCTTTGTTAGATTTGGCAGAAACTACAAGTCCTTCTACCGATTTTGGAGATGTGATTGTGATGGAAACTGGCGGAATGAAAGGAAGAAGAAAAGAGATGATCAGAGAGGAAGTCCACCAACTGCTCAAAACAGCTTTCAAGGTGGACAATATTCATTCAGAATATGGGATGACTGAACTAATGTCACAAGCCTATTCTCCGGGAGAGGGTAAGTTTTGGTGCTCTCCTTTTATGAAGGTAATGGTGAGGGATGTTTATGATCCATTTACCTATACCTCTGGGACTTCGGGCGCATTGAATGTCATAGATTTGGCAAATTTCCACTCTTGTTCCTTTATTGAAACGGAAGATCTTGGCGTAAAAAATAAAGATGGAAGTTTCACCGTTTTAGGGAGAATGGATAACAGCGAGACCAGGGGCTGTAATTTAATGATCAATTAA
- a CDS encoding sigma-54-dependent transcriptional regulator has protein sequence MPKILIIDDEKVIRSTLKEILEYEKYEIFEAQDGEKGLEMIKNEDFDLVLCDIKMPKMDGMEVLSKASELSKQPQFIMISAHGSIETAVEATKKGAFDFIPKPPDLNRLLLTVRNALDKKELVQETKVLKKKLSKKLDMVGESKAISIVKETIEKVAPTDARVLITGPNGTGKELVSHWIHQKSSREKAPFIAVNCAAIPAELIESELFGHEKGAFTSANKQRQGKFEQANGGTLFLDEIGDMSLSAQAKVLRALQEHKITRVGGDKDIKVDVRVLAATNKDLKNEIAEGNFREDLYHRISVILIQVPPLKDRRDDIPLLVDKFLGDIAGEYGTTKKEIEKAAIQKLQEFPWTGNIRELRNVIERLVILGGKSISAEDIKKYADY, from the coding sequence ATGCCGAAAATTTTGATAATAGATGACGAAAAAGTCATCAGGTCTACGCTTAAAGAAATTCTTGAGTATGAGAAATACGAAATCTTTGAAGCCCAAGATGGTGAGAAAGGTCTCGAAATGATAAAAAACGAGGATTTTGATTTGGTCCTATGTGACATCAAAATGCCAAAAATGGATGGAATGGAAGTGCTTTCTAAAGCCAGCGAGCTTAGCAAGCAACCTCAATTCATTATGATTTCTGCTCATGGATCTATTGAAACAGCGGTAGAAGCTACCAAAAAAGGCGCCTTCGATTTTATCCCAAAACCCCCTGATCTCAACAGGCTATTATTAACGGTCAGGAATGCCCTGGACAAAAAAGAACTGGTTCAGGAAACAAAAGTGCTGAAGAAAAAGCTTTCTAAAAAGCTGGACATGGTTGGTGAGTCTAAAGCCATATCTATAGTAAAAGAAACCATAGAAAAAGTAGCACCAACGGATGCCAGGGTTTTAATTACAGGCCCAAATGGAACTGGTAAAGAATTGGTATCCCATTGGATCCACCAAAAAAGCAGTAGAGAAAAAGCACCTTTTATCGCTGTCAATTGCGCGGCAATACCTGCCGAATTGATCGAAAGCGAATTGTTTGGTCATGAAAAAGGAGCCTTTACCTCGGCGAACAAACAAAGGCAAGGAAAATTTGAGCAAGCCAATGGCGGCACACTTTTCCTTGATGAAATTGGCGACATGAGCCTCTCTGCTCAAGCGAAAGTACTAAGAGCCCTACAGGAGCACAAAATTACCCGCGTAGGAGGAGACAAGGACATAAAAGTAGATGTCCGGGTGCTCGCAGCCACCAACAAAGACCTCAAAAATGAAATCGCTGAAGGTAATTTTAGGGAAGATCTTTACCATAGAATAAGTGTCATACTTATCCAAGTACCTCCATTAAAAGACAGAAGAGATGACATACCATTACTGGTAGACAAATTCTTAGGAGATATTGCCGGGGAATATGGTACCACCAAAAAAGAAATTGAAAAAGCTGCTATTCAAAAGTTGCAAGAATTTCCTTGGACAGGAAATATCAGAGAACTAAGAAATGTAATCGAAAGGTTAGTTATACTTGGAGGTAAAAGCATCTCTGCCGAAGACATTAAAAAGTATGCAGATTATTAA
- a CDS encoding DUF3109 family protein, protein MILVGNAVISDDIKEQFFVCDLGKCKGACCVEGDAGAPLTDDEIKILDKDYPAIAPFLTAEGRDAIAEKGTWVIDQENEKGTSTIGENGACAFATTDDKGILKCGIEDAYNNGKTAFKKPISCHLYPIRITKYDEYEALNYDRWEICDAACALGNTLGVPLYRFLKDALVRKFGEEWYAELLEEIGVEE, encoded by the coding sequence ATGATATTAGTTGGTAATGCGGTAATCAGCGATGATATAAAGGAGCAATTCTTCGTTTGCGACTTAGGTAAATGTAAAGGCGCTTGCTGCGTAGAAGGTGATGCTGGTGCGCCTCTCACAGATGATGAAATTAAAATTTTGGATAAAGATTATCCTGCCATAGCCCCTTTTCTTACAGCAGAAGGCAGAGATGCAATAGCTGAAAAGGGAACTTGGGTAATTGACCAGGAAAATGAAAAAGGTACAAGTACTATCGGAGAAAATGGTGCCTGTGCATTTGCCACAACTGACGATAAAGGAATTTTAAAGTGTGGAATAGAGGATGCCTATAACAATGGCAAGACCGCATTTAAAAAGCCAATCAGCTGTCATTTATACCCTATTAGAATTACTAAATACGATGAGTATGAGGCCTTGAATTATGACAGGTGGGAGATTTGTGACGCAGCCTGTGCCTTGGGCAATACTCTTGGTGTGCCCTTGTACCGGTTTTTGAAAGATGCCTTAGTGAGGAAGTTTGGTGAAGAATGGTACGCAGAACTTCTTGAGGAGATAGGAGTGGAGGAGTAG
- the murA gene encoding UDP-N-acetylglucosamine 1-carboxyvinyltransferase translates to MASFRVNGGTKLKGEITPQGAKNEALQILCAVLLTPEEVIINKIPNIRDVNKLIELLSDMGVVVQKRGPESYSFTAKNINLSYLETEEYLKQASSLRGSVMLLGPLLSRFGKGRISKPGGDKIGRRRMDTHFTGFQNLGAKFHYDAKKELYKIDASKLKGAYMLLDEASVTGTANIIMAAVMAEGKTTIYNAACEPYIQQLCLMINSMGGKITGIGSNLLNIEGVKSLKGTTHTLLPDMIEIGSFIGLAAMTQSEITIKDAQVDKLGIIPDTFRRLGIQLEIKGDDIYIPARKHFEIETFIDGSILTVSDAIWPGFTPDLLSIVLVVATQAKGTVLVHQKMFESRLFFVDKLIDMGAQIILCDPHRATVIGLDRKYPLKGIRMTSPDIRAGVSLLIAAMSAEGVSIIDNVEQIDRGYQYIDQRLNALGADIVRFN, encoded by the coding sequence ATGGCATCATTCCGGGTAAACGGAGGGACGAAACTCAAAGGTGAAATCACTCCTCAAGGCGCAAAAAATGAAGCCTTACAAATCCTCTGTGCCGTATTACTTACACCTGAGGAAGTCATCATTAACAAAATCCCCAACATTAGGGACGTTAATAAATTGATTGAACTACTCTCTGATATGGGAGTAGTCGTTCAAAAACGCGGGCCGGAAAGTTATTCCTTTACCGCCAAAAACATAAATCTTTCCTATCTGGAAACAGAAGAATACCTAAAACAAGCTTCTAGCCTTAGAGGATCTGTAATGCTTTTGGGGCCACTGCTTTCTAGATTTGGAAAAGGAAGGATTTCCAAGCCAGGTGGAGATAAAATCGGTAGAAGGAGAATGGATACTCATTTCACGGGTTTCCAAAATCTTGGTGCCAAATTCCATTACGACGCAAAAAAAGAGCTCTATAAAATTGATGCCAGCAAGTTAAAAGGCGCGTACATGTTACTCGACGAGGCATCTGTGACTGGCACTGCCAATATCATCATGGCTGCTGTAATGGCTGAAGGAAAGACAACCATCTACAACGCAGCTTGTGAACCCTATATACAGCAGCTTTGCCTAATGATCAATAGCATGGGCGGTAAGATCACGGGTATAGGCTCTAACCTATTAAATATAGAAGGGGTTAAAAGCCTGAAAGGAACAACGCATACCCTGCTACCTGACATGATTGAGATTGGATCTTTTATTGGCTTAGCGGCCATGACCCAATCCGAAATTACCATCAAAGATGCTCAAGTTGATAAATTGGGGATTATTCCTGACACTTTCAGGAGATTAGGTATTCAGCTTGAAATTAAAGGGGATGATATATACATACCCGCCAGAAAACATTTCGAGATTGAGACATTTATTGATGGATCCATACTGACGGTATCAGATGCAATCTGGCCTGGTTTTACTCCTGATCTGCTGAGTATAGTCTTGGTAGTGGCTACCCAAGCAAAAGGCACTGTTTTGGTTCATCAAAAAATGTTTGAAAGCAGGTTGTTTTTTGTTGATAAATTGATCGATATGGGAGCCCAAATCATCTTATGTGACCCACACAGGGCCACGGTAATAGGCCTGGACAGGAAGTATCCGCTAAAGGGTATCCGAATGACTTCGCCAGACATACGAGCAGGGGTCTCACTTTTGATTGCTGCCATGTCCGCTGAGGGCGTATCGATAATCGACAACGTAGAACAAATAGACAGAGGTTATCAATATATTGATCAACGACTAAATGCCCTTGGAGCAGATATCGTAAGGTTTAATTAA
- a CDS encoding DUF4290 domain-containing protein, with protein MVNNEKPKNKVILKEYGKNIQKLVDYVKTVPEQDKRTEYAYALVELMKQLNPLLKTESDQKLWDDMYIMSDFSLEVDAPFPMPAKELLGKKPLPIGYPKGEVRFKHYGRNIEKLIAKAIEIEDDEEQEVALIYIGQLMRSFHSTWNRENFDDAIIIDDIKTLSKGKLHIDLEKVRENGLFETSMRRDFKSNVPTTPSNNNSNGGRRNYSGGKRRNNGSNSKKRRN; from the coding sequence ATGGTAAATAATGAAAAGCCTAAAAACAAAGTTATTTTGAAAGAATACGGAAAAAACATCCAAAAATTAGTGGATTATGTAAAAACTGTTCCCGAACAGGATAAAAGGACAGAATATGCATACGCACTTGTGGAGTTGATGAAACAACTCAATCCACTATTAAAAACCGAAAGTGATCAAAAACTTTGGGATGACATGTACATAATGTCAGATTTCTCACTTGAAGTTGACGCACCTTTCCCAATGCCTGCCAAGGAACTTTTAGGCAAAAAGCCGCTTCCTATAGGCTACCCAAAGGGAGAAGTACGCTTCAAGCATTACGGAAGAAACATTGAAAAGCTCATAGCAAAAGCCATTGAGATTGAAGATGATGAAGAGCAGGAAGTCGCATTGATCTATATTGGTCAGTTGATGAGAAGTTTTCATTCTACCTGGAACCGAGAAAACTTTGATGATGCCATTATTATAGATGACATTAAAACCCTCTCCAAAGGTAAACTTCATATCGACCTTGAAAAGGTCAGGGAAAACGGACTCTTTGAAACCAGCATGCGTAGAGACTTCAAAAGCAATGTTCCTACTACTCCTTCAAACAACAACTCCAATGGTGGAAGAAGGAATTATTCCGGCGGAAAGAGAAGAAATAACGGTTCAAATAGCAAAAAAAGAAGAAATTAA